In a genomic window of Arthrobacter woluwensis:
- a CDS encoding GH92 family glycosyl hydrolase, translating into MVSPSAPAGPERTYNSLPGVGLESPAARALHGQELPGSGQPRRNREAPEQAGSESVPPREIDAGSLAGHVVREGDELVYDWFPEAGPTFATRWTATAFALDLEFDDGGTLSAVLAPDSAGTPMLPCAQGASLRHAVDQWNRQVVPLDAFAGRRIRRVLFRLLAPETSTVWLDGLRLRTRDEPGGEILDRVLTTRGSHSSDRFSRGNTAPLVGLPHGGVFGLPMTDASAGNWPYAYHAHNLLPENRPALQAFATSHLPSPWIGDRGVFEIMPSLDADPDPDRRARALTFSHGAEEPRAHEYRVTFDNGLRAAMTAGEFALGLRFAADTPVRSLIVDHLGSARDVVFRQGEGASVLELTLDDGPGRLPHHVHVRFPAGSSAFLTGTAASGVEKAVDAHGAGGRLGGHVRLAGEGAVVEVLVGISTVSAEQAAENLRAAGDYDAMLAAAEAAWRESLGVLTVEGVSAEQERALFSDLYRLFLYPNRHDEQTADGRRLYRSPVDGQVRPGVFGANNGFWDTYRTCWPLLGLLSPDRAALLADSFVQHFRDSGWTSRWSAPGPVDSMTGTTTDTVFADLVASGVTGWDVAAAYESALVNATVPAPRPEVGRKGLSDGRFRGFISTDVHEGLSWTLDNAINDWGAAVLAGWLAEQEEVGPRRDRLQTEAEYFARRALGYRNVFHRELGFFLGRTPDGAWRVTAAAYDPDVWGYDYTETNGWGTAFTAPHDGAGLAALHGGEDGLSVALDAFFARPETAAEELCGSYGFVIHEQTEARDVRMGMLGLSNQPAHHIPYMYCFTGRHDAAHRVVTAARDRLFSGSEIGQGFPGDEDNGEMSGWHLLASLGLYPLVPGSGRLILTPPLAPRAVLRPLGGAELVITAEGAGKPYIESVRFNGQPWERIDIPRSLLAGGGHLEFVLSDVPRGWAADSRPWSLSGEAPHEILGAAVPGLVLPDQPWRDLLAVAEGTVTDDRGGRPVDLAAGETVFVPLTAATKLPGLYTVTLDQPQEASWRLEALDVAGEWHLLDHREDEFFQRSGQLRPFRPHDDGAGRAALFNAVRFTALSPLRLVQLEVLA; encoded by the coding sequence ATGGTCTCCCCTTCGGCCCCCGCGGGCCCGGAACGCACATATAACTCCCTGCCCGGCGTCGGGCTCGAGTCGCCCGCTGCGCGCGCGCTCCACGGGCAGGAGCTGCCCGGATCCGGCCAGCCGCGCCGCAACCGGGAGGCTCCGGAGCAGGCGGGGTCGGAATCGGTCCCGCCCCGCGAAATCGACGCCGGATCGCTCGCCGGTCACGTCGTCCGGGAGGGTGACGAGCTCGTCTACGACTGGTTCCCGGAAGCCGGGCCCACCTTCGCCACGCGCTGGACCGCCACGGCCTTCGCCCTGGATCTGGAATTCGACGACGGCGGCACCCTCTCTGCGGTCCTGGCCCCGGACAGCGCGGGAACCCCGATGCTGCCATGCGCTCAGGGGGCGTCCCTGCGCCACGCGGTGGACCAGTGGAACCGCCAGGTGGTGCCCCTCGACGCGTTCGCGGGCCGCCGCATCCGACGGGTCCTGTTCCGGCTCCTCGCGCCCGAGACCAGCACGGTCTGGCTGGACGGCCTGCGTCTCCGGACCCGTGACGAGCCGGGCGGTGAGATTCTGGACCGCGTCCTCACCACGCGCGGCAGCCATTCGAGTGACCGCTTCTCCCGCGGCAACACCGCGCCGCTGGTGGGCCTTCCGCACGGCGGCGTCTTCGGCCTGCCCATGACGGACGCCTCCGCCGGGAACTGGCCCTACGCCTACCACGCCCACAATCTTCTGCCTGAGAACCGCCCGGCACTCCAGGCGTTCGCGACGTCCCACCTGCCGAGCCCGTGGATCGGCGACCGCGGCGTCTTCGAAATCATGCCGAGCCTCGACGCGGATCCCGACCCGGACCGCCGGGCGCGGGCCCTGACCTTCAGCCATGGCGCGGAGGAACCCCGGGCCCACGAATACCGGGTCACCTTCGACAACGGCCTGCGCGCCGCCATGACCGCCGGCGAGTTCGCGCTGGGCCTCCGCTTCGCCGCGGACACCCCCGTCCGCTCGCTCATCGTGGACCACCTCGGCAGCGCGCGGGACGTCGTGTTCCGCCAGGGGGAGGGCGCCTCCGTGCTGGAGCTGACCCTCGACGACGGCCCCGGCCGCCTCCCGCACCACGTCCACGTCCGCTTCCCGGCAGGTTCCTCGGCGTTCCTCACGGGGACCGCGGCGTCGGGTGTCGAGAAGGCGGTGGACGCCCACGGCGCCGGAGGCCGGCTGGGTGGGCACGTGCGGCTCGCGGGGGAGGGCGCCGTCGTCGAGGTCCTGGTGGGCATCTCGACCGTGAGTGCCGAGCAGGCGGCGGAGAATCTGCGCGCCGCCGGCGACTACGATGCGATGCTCGCCGCGGCGGAGGCCGCCTGGCGGGAGTCGCTGGGCGTTCTCACGGTGGAGGGCGTCTCGGCGGAGCAGGAGCGCGCCCTGTTCTCGGACCTGTACCGCCTGTTCCTGTACCCGAACCGGCACGACGAGCAGACCGCCGACGGACGGCGGCTCTACCGGAGCCCCGTCGACGGTCAGGTGCGGCCCGGCGTCTTCGGCGCGAACAACGGCTTCTGGGATACCTATCGGACGTGCTGGCCGCTGCTCGGGCTGCTCTCGCCGGACCGGGCGGCACTTCTGGCGGACAGCTTCGTGCAGCACTTCCGGGACTCCGGGTGGACAAGCCGGTGGAGCGCGCCGGGCCCGGTGGACTCGATGACCGGGACCACGACGGACACCGTCTTCGCGGACCTCGTGGCCTCCGGCGTGACCGGCTGGGACGTGGCGGCCGCCTACGAATCCGCCCTGGTCAACGCCACGGTTCCCGCGCCCCGGCCGGAGGTCGGGCGGAAGGGGCTGAGCGACGGCCGGTTCCGCGGGTTCATCTCCACGGACGTCCACGAGGGCCTCTCCTGGACACTCGACAACGCCATCAACGACTGGGGCGCCGCCGTCCTCGCCGGGTGGCTCGCGGAGCAGGAGGAGGTCGGGCCGCGTCGCGACCGGCTGCAGACGGAGGCCGAGTACTTCGCACGCCGCGCGCTGGGATACCGGAACGTGTTCCACCGCGAGCTCGGCTTCTTCCTCGGCAGGACGCCCGACGGCGCGTGGCGCGTCACCGCGGCCGCCTACGACCCCGATGTGTGGGGTTACGACTACACCGAGACGAACGGCTGGGGCACGGCGTTCACCGCACCGCACGACGGGGCCGGTCTCGCGGCCCTGCACGGCGGTGAGGACGGGCTGAGCGTCGCGCTGGACGCCTTCTTCGCCCGTCCGGAGACGGCCGCGGAGGAGCTGTGCGGCTCTTATGGCTTCGTGATCCACGAGCAGACCGAGGCCCGCGACGTCCGGATGGGCATGCTGGGGCTGTCCAATCAGCCAGCGCATCACATCCCGTACATGTACTGCTTCACCGGCCGGCACGACGCTGCGCACCGCGTCGTCACCGCCGCGCGGGACCGGCTCTTCAGCGGCTCCGAGATCGGCCAGGGCTTCCCGGGCGACGAGGACAACGGCGAGATGTCCGGCTGGCACCTCCTGGCGAGCCTGGGGCTGTACCCACTCGTGCCGGGATCCGGACGGCTCATCCTGACGCCACCGCTCGCGCCGAGGGCGGTGCTTCGACCGCTGGGCGGCGCGGAGCTGGTCATCACAGCGGAGGGCGCCGGGAAGCCGTACATCGAATCGGTCCGTTTCAACGGGCAGCCGTGGGAGCGGATCGACATCCCGCGGAGCCTGCTGGCGGGCGGGGGTCATCTCGAGTTCGTGCTCTCCGACGTGCCGCGCGGCTGGGCGGCGGACTCCCGGCCGTGGTCACTGAGTGGCGAGGCGCCCCACGAGATCCTCGGCGCCGCGGTGCCCGGTCTGGTGCTGCCGGACCAGCCGTGGCGGGACCTCCTCGCCGTGGCCGAGGGAACCGTTACGGACGACCGTGGCGGCCGGCCGGTGGACCTTGCCGCCGGGGAGACGGTGTTCGTCCCACTCACGGCCGCAACCAAGCTGCCCGGGCTCTACACGGTGACCCTCGACCAGCCGCAGGAGGCCTCGTGGCGGCTGGAGGCCCTCGACGTCGCGGGCGAATGGCACCTCCTGGATCACCGCGAGGACGAGTTCTTCCAGCGGTCCGGGCAGCTTCGCCCCTTCCGCCCGCACGACGACGGCGCCGGCCGCGCCGCACTCTTCAACGCCGTGCGCTTCACGGCGCTGAGTCCGCTGCGGCTCGTGCAGCTGGAGGTGCTGGCGTAG
- a CDS encoding Lrp/AsnC family transcriptional regulator: MNRIQLSAADRRILTELSRDGRLSNKELSARVGLPRSTCHGRVRALEEAGVIRGYHADIDPEAVGTSVEAMIFVSVHSTVRNRLPVVANRLRSIPGVQRIYLIGGDHDFVLHIACESVPALRDFIKLHLGSDPDLGRTETQIIFEQHPGTSTVPELAGPTGSTGRPERPGGPGLR, encoded by the coding sequence GTGAACCGAATTCAGCTCTCCGCGGCGGACCGCAGGATCCTCACCGAACTCAGCCGAGACGGGCGACTGTCCAACAAGGAGCTCTCCGCCCGGGTGGGACTTCCGCGGTCCACGTGCCACGGCCGTGTGCGGGCTCTCGAAGAGGCGGGGGTCATCCGCGGCTACCACGCGGACATCGACCCGGAGGCGGTCGGAACCAGCGTCGAGGCGATGATCTTCGTCAGTGTGCACAGCACGGTCCGCAACCGCCTGCCCGTCGTCGCAAACCGCCTCCGATCAATTCCCGGAGTTCAGCGCATCTATTTGATCGGCGGAGACCACGATTTCGTGCTCCACATCGCCTGTGAGAGCGTGCCGGCCCTCCGCGACTTCATCAAGCTCCATCTCGGGTCCGATCCGGACCTCGGCCGGACGGAGACCCAGATCATCTTCGAGCAGCACCCGGGGACTTCCACGGTTCCGGAACTCGCGGGACCCACGGGCTCGACAGGACGCCCGGAACGCCCTGGCGGGCCGGGCCTCCGCTGA
- the kynU gene encoding kynureninase — MGHAWIGGITRDDCERADRADPLASFRDEFDLPERLIYLDGNSLGVLPRGAAERCSAVLRDEWGTDLIGSWNKNHWFGLPSRIGEKIGLLIGGGDGGCVATDTTSVNLYKVLGAALRLQAEDAPGRRVIVSERENFPTDLYIVSGLIDVLDKGYELRLIDGPEDLDGALGADVAVVLLTQVNYRSGALWDMRATTARIHDAGALAVWNLCHSVGAVPLSVAESGADFAVGCTYKYLNGGPGSPAFLWVAARHLARAESPLTGWWGHAEPFSMAPEYAPAAGIDRFLVGTQPILSLATMEVGVDLALRVDQEELRRKSLALTSLFIDLVEQRLPGHPLTLITPREEERRGSHVSFRHPEGYAVMKALISLGVVGDYREPEVLRFGITPLYLRHVDIWDAVEVLRRVLDEELWRSAEFQLKDAVT, encoded by the coding sequence GTGGGGCATGCATGGATCGGCGGGATCACCCGGGACGACTGTGAGCGGGCGGACCGCGCGGACCCTCTGGCGTCCTTCCGCGACGAGTTCGACCTGCCCGAAAGGTTGATCTATCTCGACGGCAACTCGCTGGGCGTCCTGCCCCGGGGTGCCGCCGAACGCTGTTCCGCCGTGCTGAGGGACGAATGGGGCACCGATCTCATCGGCAGCTGGAACAAGAACCACTGGTTCGGGCTTCCTTCCCGGATCGGGGAGAAGATCGGACTTCTGATCGGCGGCGGGGACGGCGGCTGCGTCGCCACGGACACCACCTCGGTGAACCTCTACAAGGTGCTCGGCGCGGCGCTGAGGCTGCAAGCGGAGGACGCTCCCGGGCGGCGGGTCATCGTCTCCGAGCGGGAGAACTTCCCCACGGACCTCTACATCGTCTCGGGCCTCATCGACGTCCTGGACAAGGGCTACGAGCTGCGGCTGATCGACGGGCCGGAAGACCTGGACGGTGCGCTGGGAGCCGACGTCGCCGTCGTGCTCCTCACGCAAGTCAACTACCGGAGCGGCGCGCTCTGGGACATGCGGGCGACGACGGCGCGCATCCACGACGCGGGCGCGCTCGCGGTCTGGAATCTGTGCCATTCGGTGGGCGCCGTCCCGCTCTCCGTGGCGGAGTCCGGTGCCGACTTCGCGGTCGGCTGCACCTACAAGTACCTCAACGGAGGGCCCGGTTCTCCCGCGTTCCTCTGGGTCGCCGCGCGTCACCTGGCCCGGGCCGAGTCGCCGTTGACGGGCTGGTGGGGGCATGCCGAGCCGTTCAGTATGGCTCCGGAGTACGCACCGGCCGCCGGCATCGACCGATTCCTGGTGGGCACCCAGCCGATCCTGTCCCTGGCGACCATGGAGGTCGGCGTCGACCTGGCGCTCCGGGTCGACCAGGAGGAACTGCGCCGGAAGTCGCTGGCGCTCACGTCGCTCTTCATCGACCTGGTGGAACAGCGGCTTCCGGGGCATCCGCTGACCCTCATCACCCCACGGGAGGAGGAGCGGCGCGGAAGCCACGTCTCGTTCCGGCACCCCGAAGGCTACGCCGTCATGAAGGCCCTGATCTCCCTGGGGGTGGTGGGGGACTACCGCGAGCCCGAGGTGCTGCGCTTCGGGATCACCCCGCTGTACCTGCGCCACGTAGACATCTGGGACGCGGTGGAGGTCTTGCGCCGGGTCCTGGACGAGGAACTGTGGAGGTCTGCGGAGTTCCAGCTGAAGGACGCGGTGACCTGA
- a CDS encoding LacI family DNA-binding transcriptional regulator: protein MNHPKRATISEIAARAGVSKGAVSFALNGRPGVSEETRMRVQAIADELNWKPNRAARALGQSQAGAIGFVLNRSARILGTETFFPQLLSGMQLGLTGSHTALHMMVVGSVEEELEAYREWWQSRIVDGVIMVDPRVDDPRLEVLEHLGLPAVQVAGHPSQTAAIPAVWADDRAATDTLVRYLHGLGHRRIAYVAGPEELEHTQLRRQEFSASAEALGLDASQSVISGYEADDAARVTRELLARSARPTAVMYDTDVMAMASLRAAQGLGLRVPDELSIVSFEDSLLVQLGNPPITSLTRDTVAFGTLAVKTLLEHIAAETPVPSIEGAQPRLSIRESSGPAPASS, encoded by the coding sequence ATGAACCACCCGAAGCGCGCCACGATCAGCGAAATCGCCGCGCGTGCGGGCGTCTCGAAAGGCGCCGTCTCCTTCGCCCTCAACGGGCGGCCCGGCGTCAGCGAGGAGACCCGCATGCGCGTCCAGGCCATCGCGGACGAGCTGAACTGGAAACCCAACCGAGCCGCCCGCGCGCTCGGCCAGTCCCAGGCCGGCGCCATCGGCTTCGTGCTGAACCGCTCGGCCCGGATCCTGGGAACGGAGACGTTCTTCCCGCAATTGCTGTCCGGGATGCAGCTCGGCCTCACCGGCAGCCACACCGCCCTCCACATGATGGTGGTGGGCAGCGTCGAGGAGGAGCTGGAGGCTTACCGGGAGTGGTGGCAGTCCCGGATCGTGGACGGCGTGATCATGGTGGATCCCCGCGTGGACGACCCCCGGCTCGAGGTCCTGGAACACCTCGGGCTGCCCGCGGTCCAGGTCGCGGGACACCCTTCCCAGACGGCGGCCATCCCGGCGGTCTGGGCCGACGACCGCGCCGCAACGGACACCCTGGTCCGGTACCTGCACGGACTGGGTCACCGCCGGATCGCCTACGTGGCCGGGCCCGAGGAGCTGGAGCACACCCAGCTCCGGCGCCAGGAGTTCTCCGCGAGCGCCGAGGCGCTGGGACTCGACGCCTCCCAGAGCGTGATCAGCGGTTATGAGGCCGACGACGCCGCCCGGGTCACCCGGGAGCTGCTGGCACGGTCCGCGCGGCCCACCGCCGTCATGTACGACACGGACGTCATGGCGATGGCCAGCCTCCGTGCCGCCCAGGGGCTCGGGCTCCGAGTGCCGGACGAACTCTCGATCGTCTCCTTCGAGGATTCACTGTTGGTGCAGCTCGGCAATCCGCCCATCACGTCGCTGACCCGCGACACCGTGGCCTTCGGGACCCTCGCCGTCAAGACGCTGCTGGAGCACATCGCCGCCGAGACCCCGGTGCCCAGCATCGAGGGAGCTCAGCCGCGCCTGAGCATCCGCGAAAGCTCGGGGCCCGCGCCGGCGTCGTCGTAG
- a CDS encoding ABC transporter substrate-binding protein — translation MHQKKTTKKLMAGAALLLSAALGMTACSGGSQGSDQQSDAIEGEITLQTWSLTPKFSDYLNKVIADFEKANPKAKVKLLDQPGDGYSEKVLSQAASNSLPDVVNLPNDFAYPLAQQGVLQDLSQGDDLSKNYVQGALDAYKFPGIDGTYAYPWYLQTDVNYWNTDQLSQCGLDPAKLPSSRDELFTQAKTMHDKCPDKFLISTLPGLNALTATGQKVINDDGTQFTFATDDSAKVIDKYRDAYKAGYMPPSILNNNYQGNAKLFTQQKVAWTTAGSSGALDFVRDNPSLKGKFTENKALDTPPLYPQGLSVSAKSKHLATAKAFAKFMTNAENQNAFAKLTNTFPSSTGSSEDPFYSKDDGTEAGKARVLAFNSLKEGKVLNPVQWNSAMDDYFKQQVALAVKGDISGKEALQKAQDKANQLLKQQK, via the coding sequence ATGCACCAGAAGAAGACCACGAAGAAACTCATGGCGGGAGCCGCCCTCCTGCTCTCCGCCGCCCTCGGCATGACGGCCTGTTCGGGCGGAAGCCAGGGCTCCGACCAGCAGAGCGATGCCATCGAAGGCGAGATCACGCTCCAGACCTGGTCCCTGACCCCCAAGTTCAGCGACTACCTGAACAAGGTGATCGCGGACTTCGAGAAGGCCAACCCGAAGGCCAAGGTCAAGCTCCTCGATCAGCCCGGTGACGGCTACTCGGAGAAGGTCCTCAGCCAGGCCGCCTCCAACTCCCTCCCGGACGTCGTGAACCTCCCGAACGACTTCGCCTACCCGCTGGCCCAGCAGGGCGTGCTGCAGGACCTCTCCCAGGGTGACGACCTCTCCAAGAACTACGTCCAGGGCGCGCTCGACGCGTACAAGTTCCCGGGCATCGACGGCACCTACGCCTACCCCTGGTACCTCCAGACCGATGTGAACTACTGGAACACGGACCAGCTCTCCCAGTGCGGACTGGACCCGGCCAAGCTGCCCTCCAGCCGCGACGAGCTGTTCACCCAGGCCAAGACCATGCACGACAAGTGCCCGGACAAGTTCCTCATCAGCACCTTGCCCGGCCTGAACGCCCTCACGGCCACCGGCCAGAAGGTCATCAACGACGACGGCACCCAGTTCACCTTCGCCACGGACGACTCCGCCAAGGTGATCGACAAGTACCGCGACGCCTACAAGGCCGGCTACATGCCGCCGTCGATCCTCAACAACAACTACCAGGGCAACGCCAAGCTGTTCACCCAGCAGAAGGTCGCCTGGACCACGGCCGGCTCCTCCGGCGCACTCGACTTCGTGCGGGACAACCCCAGCCTGAAGGGCAAGTTCACCGAGAACAAGGCGCTCGACACCCCGCCGCTCTACCCGCAGGGTCTCTCCGTCTCCGCCAAGAGCAAGCACCTGGCCACCGCCAAGGCGTTCGCCAAGTTCATGACCAACGCGGAGAACCAGAACGCGTTCGCCAAGCTCACCAACACCTTCCCGTCCTCCACCGGCTCCTCCGAGGACCCGTTCTACTCCAAGGACGACGGCACCGAGGCCGGCAAGGCCCGTGTTCTGGCGTTCAACAGCCTCAAGGAAGGCAAGGTCCTGAACCCGGTGCAGTGGAACTCCGCCATGGACGACTACTTCAAGCAGCAGGTGGCCCTCGCCGTGAAGGGCGACATCTCCGGCAAGGAAGCCCTGCAGAAGGCTCAGGACAAGGCGAATCAGCTGCTCAAGCAGCAGAAGTGA
- a CDS encoding carbohydrate ABC transporter permease, with the protein MASTTIPRPVKIPAKPPVGTRVRTSKWFTPWILVAPALLWLLVFNVWPSLNTIRMAFTNAKPLGGKERYVGVQNFQQILEDDQVMNALLNSVVYMVICVPLLTLLPLLLAILVQKPLKGIAFFRTAFYTPVIASAVVVGLMWSWLLDSRGAVNNLAQALHVVTEPIPFLTDRWLVIISAISLTVWKGLGYYMIVYLAALGNVGKELHEAAAIDGAGAVRRFWSVTVPGVRGAMGLVAVLVAISALRVFSEVFILTGGKGGPGGEDLTMVMLIQQYARGFTGNLGYASALSILLFLLTLIPMLVLARLNSKGDK; encoded by the coding sequence ATGGCGTCGACCACCATCCCGCGCCCGGTGAAAATCCCGGCGAAACCCCCGGTGGGCACCCGGGTCCGCACCAGCAAGTGGTTCACCCCGTGGATCCTCGTGGCGCCGGCGCTGCTCTGGCTCCTGGTGTTCAACGTCTGGCCGTCCCTGAACACCATCCGCATGGCGTTCACCAACGCCAAACCGCTGGGCGGCAAGGAACGCTACGTCGGCGTCCAGAACTTCCAGCAGATCCTCGAAGACGACCAGGTCATGAACGCGCTGCTCAACAGCGTGGTCTACATGGTCATCTGCGTGCCGCTGCTGACCCTGCTCCCGCTCCTGCTCGCGATCCTCGTGCAGAAGCCGCTCAAGGGCATCGCCTTCTTCCGCACGGCGTTCTACACGCCGGTGATCGCCTCCGCCGTCGTGGTCGGTCTCATGTGGAGCTGGCTGCTCGACTCGCGCGGCGCCGTCAACAACCTGGCGCAGGCGCTGCACGTGGTCACCGAGCCGATCCCGTTCCTCACCGACCGCTGGCTCGTCATCATCTCCGCCATCAGCCTGACCGTCTGGAAAGGCCTCGGGTACTACATGATCGTGTACCTGGCGGCCCTCGGGAACGTCGGCAAGGAACTGCACGAAGCCGCCGCGATCGACGGAGCGGGCGCGGTCCGCCGCTTCTGGAGCGTCACCGTCCCGGGCGTCCGGGGAGCCATGGGCCTGGTCGCCGTGCTGGTGGCCATCAGCGCGCTGCGGGTGTTCTCCGAAGTCTTCATCCTCACGGGCGGCAAGGGCGGACCCGGCGGCGAAGACCTCACCATGGTCATGCTCATCCAGCAGTACGCCCGCGGCTTCACCGGCAACCTCGGCTACGCCTCGGCCCTGAGCATCCTGCTCTTCCTGCTGACGCTGATCCCCATGCTGGTCCTGGCCCGCCTGAACTCCAAGGGGGACAAATGA
- a CDS encoding carbohydrate ABC transporter permease has product MSATELRPSAPDDALEGATPPARRRRSRTFGEPSAAEKFWRYAALIFVLFVTVGPFLWQMSTSLRSSTEDIYTENLSLLPQQPTLGNYVRVFQAIDVWRYIGNSLFVAAVAVVGNVVFSTAAGYALARLSFRFKKWVLGLFMITLILPAEATIISQYVTVRDLGLADTLLGVALPGMVSVLNVLLMFNAFRQLPTEIEEAAVVDGANAWQRLIRVALPSVYGTIAVVAIFSFIGAWDDFLWPLIVLTTPENFTLTIGLQYLSGTFTNDMRLIAAGTMIAFIPIAVVFGVLQRFFFKGVEEGGVKG; this is encoded by the coding sequence ATGAGCGCCACTGAACTGCGGCCCTCCGCACCGGACGACGCCCTGGAAGGCGCGACGCCGCCGGCCCGCCGCCGTCGTTCCCGCACCTTCGGCGAGCCCTCCGCCGCCGAGAAGTTCTGGCGCTACGCGGCGCTGATCTTCGTCCTGTTCGTCACGGTCGGACCCTTCCTGTGGCAGATGTCCACGTCTTTGCGCAGCAGCACCGAGGACATCTACACGGAGAACCTCAGCCTCCTCCCGCAGCAGCCCACGCTCGGCAACTACGTCCGGGTGTTCCAGGCGATCGACGTGTGGCGGTACATCGGCAACTCGCTCTTCGTGGCCGCGGTGGCCGTGGTGGGCAACGTGGTCTTCTCCACGGCCGCCGGGTACGCGCTGGCCCGGCTGTCCTTCCGCTTCAAGAAGTGGGTCCTGGGCCTGTTCATGATCACGCTCATCCTGCCGGCCGAAGCCACGATCATCTCCCAGTACGTGACCGTGCGGGACCTGGGCCTCGCGGACACTCTGCTCGGTGTGGCGCTGCCCGGCATGGTCAGCGTGCTGAACGTGCTCCTCATGTTCAACGCCTTCCGCCAGCTCCCCACGGAGATCGAGGAGGCGGCCGTGGTGGACGGCGCCAACGCCTGGCAGCGGCTCATCCGGGTGGCGCTGCCGTCCGTCTACGGCACCATCGCCGTGGTGGCGATCTTCTCCTTCATCGGCGCCTGGGATGATTTCCTCTGGCCGCTGATCGTTCTCACCACCCCCGAGAACTTCACGCTCACCATCGGACTGCAGTACCTCTCCGGCACCTTCACCAATGACATGCGGCTCATCGCGGCCGGCACCATGATCGCCTTCATCCCCATCGCCGTGGTCTTCGGCGTCCTGCAGAGATTCTTCTTCAAGGGCGTCGAAGAGGGCGGCGTCAAGGGCTGA
- a CDS encoding glycosyl hydrolase, which yields MVRAEADLAAEFARRLEGRPNIMGITLGNELNQFAPPIHPDAHPVTPEQASAWLETLVAGARSHGNPFVTNAMYDASWYDDRQPFEPRHAVEFGDATVVHSWVFNGAAQTFGPLHDGSVRHAEYLLRLAAAWHQDATRPVWLQEVGAPTTVIPRESAPDFLEATIRHAAAVPGLMGVTWWCSHDVSRALADFPEVEYDLGLFTHDGALKPTGERFAALVAEFRAAGAGAAGSTGAVPAVEPSAVALVLDDTAEGYRASCAPGGAFHRAWLDAAAATGQGPQVLLASRGQDPAVLAARGITAVLESGASAPGAITANR from the coding sequence GTGGTGCGGGCCGAGGCGGATCTGGCGGCCGAGTTCGCCCGTCGCCTCGAGGGACGCCCCAACATCATGGGCATCACCCTGGGCAACGAGCTCAACCAGTTCGCCCCGCCCATCCACCCGGACGCCCATCCCGTGACCCCGGAGCAGGCGTCGGCCTGGCTGGAGACCCTCGTGGCGGGCGCCCGCTCGCACGGGAACCCCTTCGTCACGAACGCCATGTACGACGCGTCCTGGTACGACGACCGTCAGCCTTTCGAGCCCCGCCACGCCGTGGAGTTCGGCGACGCCACCGTCGTGCACTCGTGGGTCTTCAACGGCGCCGCGCAGACCTTCGGACCCCTCCACGACGGTTCCGTCCGCCACGCCGAATACCTCCTGCGGCTCGCCGCCGCGTGGCACCAGGACGCGACCCGCCCGGTGTGGCTCCAGGAGGTCGGCGCCCCGACCACGGTGATCCCGCGGGAGTCCGCCCCGGACTTCCTCGAGGCCACCATCCGCCACGCGGCCGCCGTGCCCGGCCTGATGGGGGTGACCTGGTGGTGCTCGCATGACGTCTCCCGGGCGCTCGCCGACTTCCCGGAGGTCGAGTACGACCTGGGTCTCTTCACCCACGACGGCGCGCTGAAGCCCACGGGGGAGCGCTTCGCCGCGCTCGTGGCCGAGTTCCGGGCGGCCGGGGCGGGCGCGGCCGGCAGCACCGGCGCCGTGCCCGCCGTCGAGCCCTCCGCCGTCGCGCTCGTCCTCGACGACACCGCCGAGGGCTACCGCGCGAGCTGCGCACCCGGAGGGGCGTTCCACCGTGCGTGGCTGGACGCCGCCGCGGCCACCGGACAGGGCCCGCAGGTCCTCCTGGCCTCCCGCGGTCAGGACCCGGCCGTGCTCGCCGCCCGCGGCATCACCGCGGTCCTGGAGAGCGGCGCATCCGCTCCCGGGGCAATTACCGCAAATCGCTAG